tttattagtcattaatttattaattcatgcaatttatttctcttgttcaaacctttttaaacccaaaaatactgttttccataaccaataataaatcatacttccctgcaattccttgagaagacgacttgaggtttgaatacttcagtttataaattttattgggtttgttacttgtgacaaccaaatatttgtacgaaaggattttctattggtttagaagctatactcacaacgcgatgacatttttgaatttctttaccgataggaaatccgatcgttaaaatggcgccgttgccggggaattgcaaacgtgtgccttattattggttattgtaaatatttaaaaaaaagttttcatcttatctttatcttagttttaaatttcacaaaaattttttaaaaaaaattatatctttttcaaaatcttatcttatccttttttcaaaatcttatcttatctttttttttttcaaaaatcatatctttttcaaaatattttctttttattagtttttgtttttattttctcttactactatgaactctcacccctttgcaTATGAGTCTGGTTAAAATTATATTGTAGGAAGaagagattacaatgagaacatgcatcaaggatggaacaatcaaagatgggaggagccacaaggatttgatcaaccctcatggcaacaaccacctccaatggactatcaacaactgttctgtgatgcatatcaaggcaatggctatggtgagcgctcttttgattatcaacaaccaccaccatatgcctatgaaccccctcctcaacatgactttggaccaccatactcacaagcccatttccaccattcacctccatatgaacctaacccatatccacaccaattccaatccaattactcccaagaaccaccacttccctatgcactatatccatatccatcgacccaataatcacaggctcgcctcaaggaaacagtagatcaatttcatgcaccccttcatcaactagagcaagcaataaatcaattaccttccagacgtttggacactcaaggaactcccatggcttcatgtggaaatctaatgaagaacgtagcatgaaggagttactagaaactccagtagacAGTAAGgatcatgactttgtactggaacaagtagaggaagccggaattattaaagaagaagaagtggtcgaagacttaggagatgctgagccTCTATTAGAAAGTCCATTCATAGAGCCTTCTTacaaggtgtttgatgttgatgttgaggagggtgtacaacctccaaggcatatcatggttgaaaactttgaaggggatgatcaagagatggattcaatcattgatgaactcttatctacatttgaatcctcttccattggacttgatatggagtttaaagaagaagaagcacaacctcccatgcccttagtgagcaataaagaagagatcaaattagaagaaagctaccaagaggaagaggctgATGTTGAAGAAGCTTgaaaggaggtggaagttgtcaaagaagagcccaagggaatggagctggaaatcaccttgccaaagttgttggagacctctcccccaaagccatcactgtccattccttcattcaagtgggtaaatctctcatctctaagcttaattagctcacttgaatatgctttacttgagacagatggtcagcttagagcccTTTGTGGCCTTAagcgtaagagggagatggtcagTAGTAGAAGTTGTCAAGTAAGGTttaacatggttgtgtgctcaaagtttaaatgcaagggttggtgtaaagctcaactgaataggtctaggaagttgtttaaccgctttagtgagaattcagattgcttgctacccggatggaatcataatgatcaacaagaagacgggtgtaaaagcaaagtttgggatcatGGAATCTATTcggacattcaacaccccggaaGCCTGAGAACCTATTTGaaactgctcaagggctttacatgcattgtttgggacctcggaggctgttggcattccaaacattggtggagatttttggatgaatacaagcacaagccaccataacaggaaactcaccaaatgtccaacttaaggactttaactaaaagtgctaggtgggagacaacccaccatggtatgattgttcctttttcagttttaattctagtctattttgtttatttttgagttttgattgaacctgaaatcatgcataacattcatattgcATTGCATtatgcatactgcattattataaaaaaaattgcacgcgacgcgacaacgtcgtcgacgcgtccgcgtcgccagtgcattgggaagaaaagaaaattgaacagagagtcacacgaAAGTGTggatggaggcgtgcctttggcacaaattgatccatgcgaccgcgttgctgacgcgtccacgtcatgtgCAAAATAGCCTCCCCATGCATCCGCAtcacccatgcgaacgcgtggccctgtaaaatcgacgtaataaggtgtatggcagaaagttacGATGGAGTGGGGTTGGAacggtgctagaagcacaagccttaccacgcgaatgcgtgccccacgcgttcgtgtcattttcaaaatatggccacccacgcgatcgcgtcacccacgcgaacgcgtcacccagatttttggaaaaatgcatttaaaacagagagttgcacgaacacgaggctgcactcgcgccaatcgctcAAATCAAGCCACGCGATTCCAtgacccatgcgtccgcgttACCTAATAGTTATCACacaccacgcgatcgcatgactcacgcgtttgtgtcacatgcgacgcacagcttatccagatcagcgccaattatcttatcttttcttttctaatcctattttcttctaccttttcttctttcttcttccttttcttacttttttcttctcatccctcttcacttccattctatttcatttaatttatttgcattctttcattcattgcattattttcattggtgttagaaatttatttgggtcattattttctatatttttcttgtggattattaaaggatttgtatgacaattatatattactttttaaagggttgcttgcatgttcaatttaataccttcaataacttatttaccatgcatgctaagtgtttgtgaaaaagcccgtatggcatcatgcactactTTTATATTATCCTACTACTTTAAATGCCTGTTTTTCataaaaccctttttatattttattaattaaatataattatccttacaaacatattgttagtttgaaagacttggtaatttaacttggacattgaatgcttgatctatgctactcatgcctttgctggcatgccaataaataccttgcatttaactgtcatcacatgcacttgctatattttcattgatgactttccacatgtagtcatgaccatgtgttaacgtcattctgctttactgtgcattgattaccacctttctcgttctcttccttgctctaacccttagctttaaaagttactttcttttttctttttcaggatggccaccaagaagcgtagagagaaagctactcccaaactaccggcaaggaaatgaacaaaaagagcaccagctgaggaaccacaacccccatccacttgcacatcttaacatacaccgaggatggtgcaatctttaagtgtcgggaggtcgataccgacttccaggggttagttaccttcttttcaacaccaatactctattttctttgtctgtttattgttgcatttgcatatttgattgcatgtttatttgattttatgcatattctacttggttgaaaaataataagtttcttctaaagaccctatttttgaaaaatttcaataatttaaaataaaatttttttgtgttaaatttgtttgaagttgtatttagaacatggtttttgagccaaagaacacacaacttgtgagattttgagcttatttatatggttacattatttaaccataaatttttattcttgtgcgttttcttctctataattgcaatctttgctttgttccatcctatatatccattatttagtgtatttacatgctttcatatgattgaggccattacttgttttcactcacttatcccaaataagcctacctttttatgtcacccttgttagccactttgagctttttaatccccttctgttttataaccacattcctagccttaagcgaaaaaataaattaaaaatcccaagttgaatccttggttagcttaagatagatattgtgtataatttaagtatggggaattttatgggaacatgggatgataaaaaaagggaattaaactgaataagttatttcaaaatttgggaagcatgctcatgtgaaatcaaaataattaaattaccatgcgcatttagataaaaaaatttaagtaattaaataaggggatacaaaaattaccccaatgcaaaataaaaaaagaaccaatgcacatgggacaaaattcaaaaataaatttgttgcatgagcatgtaatacaaaagtggaaaaatttgggtagctaggtaaagaactttgaaattatataaagtgtgtatgctaggtgagatcttagactaatcaaggattcactttgttagctcacttagccttatatatacatccttacctttacctcagccccattacaaccttgaaaagacctcatgatgtttgcattggtatattaaatatttgttgattggttagatgaagaacaaagtttagaaagcatgattagagaagagtagagtgattgaccctagacacttgagagttagagagATATATACTACCAGTAAgtgttcagtgcttaattctgtgtttcctgctttcatgagctatcttcttacaagtttacttatttttattgtacgatttgaattagtggaatttggtttgtatttgtcttgaagaacttgttttcttttaaccaagtaacatcttagcatgtagttgcattcacattcataggttgcattgcatgagtcttgcttttccctactcatttattttgcctccttgagcttagcatgaggacatgctaatgcttAAGTGTGGGacggttgataaaccactattttatggtttatattgtgtttaattgagtggtttttatcaaattcttgcccactaattcatatgatttgcatgattttacaattccttcctagtttagttttatggttgaaaacttgctttctaaagatcttttaattgtatatttttattctcctttataccatttgatgccgtgatctgtgtgttaagtatttcgggcttcatagggcaggaatggctcagagaatggaaaggaagcttgcaaaaagggaaggagcacaagaaataaaggagacaaccagcgaacagCGACGCGCACACATGGCTGATGCGTGCGCGCGATTAGGGCAAAATCacaacgacgcatacgcgtggattggagttcgcgcaagcgacgcgagcgcgtgcctgacgtgcacgcgtggagagAAAAATCGTcaaacgacgcgtatgcgtgacctggGCGATCTGCATAAATTACATAATACGCTGGAGACATTTTCGGGTCGTGTTTTGACCCGGatttcggcccagaaacgcagattaaagtaagggaacatgcagagactcaagagagACTTCATACAACAGATCatacacacaattttaggtttaaatgtagttttagagagagagagagaggttctctcatctctcttaggatctaggattaggattcctcttaagggAATTAGGATTTATCCTTCTcaattttcaggttcaatgttccttttatttattttctcaatttaacttatgaactttttcatgttagatttaatttcttttattaatatttgaggtatttcagacatatgatttttatttagtttcttatattcttggctttggttgattaattggtaactcttgagttgtcaaactcatcgtgattgataattgatatctttgctgattgatttagattcctataactctagtctttcctcaggagttgactaggactttaggtattaaattgatttgtccacttgacttaccttcatagttagaggttgactgagtgggagcaaaaatataattctcatcaccattgataaggataactaggataggactttcagttttcgcaccttaccaagagttttattagtaattaatttattaattcatgcaatttatttctcttgttcaaacatttttaaacccaaaaatactattttccataaccaataataaatcatacttccctgcaattccttgagaagacgatccgaagtttgaatacttcagtttataaattttaatgggtttgttacttgtgacaaccaaacgtttgtatgaaaggattttctgttgatttagaagctatactcacaacgcgattacatttttaaatttttttaccgaTGGAAAATTTGATCGTCAACTCGTTATGAAAAAAATAGTGGGTTCATGCTATGATGTAGATAAGGATCGGAGATACATGTGGCAGAACAAAAGTGTGACAAATCAAACAAGTCATGGAAagatattataaatatagtagaagaaaataaaatttatagaaaGATTAGTAAAGAGGGGTGAAAAATGTGTGTGAGAGATGGTCGaacaataatattttgaaaaaatatatgggTTGGTAATACCAGCCTGAAGGGTAGATTCCCAAGATTGTATAATATGTCAAACCAAAAAAAGTGGGTGGTAGAGGATTGTGGGGTATGGTGTGGTGCTTCTTAGGTTTAGGACTTTCAATGGTGGAGAGGTTTCCTTGAGTGAGAGCAAATACTATATAATGAACTGAAAAATATTTGGATAGTATGTTTTTGTGTGCAAGTAACAGAAATAACGTAACGTGGACTTTTAGTGAAGATGGGAGATATTCAACTAGATCGTTTATCAACTCAGTTTTCGGAGAACAACATAAATTATCAGATATGAAGCACATCTTTGACAATATTTAGAATGGAATGGTCCTACCAAAAATAGAGTTATTATTGTGGTTCGTGATAACAGATTCCTTGAACATGAAAGATAGGCTCCTCCGAAAAAATATCATTGATCAAGGAGAAGAAAATTGTATTATGTGTGGCGAAGCACAAAAAATGGTAAATCACCTTTCTTTTTACATTGTCAATTTATTTCTAGGTTGTGGTGGCTGGCTCAGAACTAGGATAATGTATATTGGGTGGGTATGAAATATTTTAAGGACTGTTTTGAAAATTGGATAAATCAAGAAGTGAAGAGCGTGAAAAGGAGTAGTGCTTTTTGCTATTGTGTAGGTAGTTTGGGAttgtagaaattaaaaaatatttgagagattggtatgagatttcatccaatggctcacctttctctgctggttatatgctagccaaaattcaataaaactgctggcccctagacttttccattaaaaaatatttgagagtaaactgaaaatttgaaaaagtgtatgggagaaaataaaaaatagagtaattacccaaatcagtcctcaagaattttaaaattagacattttagtctctaagaaaaattaatatacagatcaatCTCCAAGGTTTTACTCCGGCAGACAAATCAGTCTCCAGTTTATTTTctgacaaaaataatgataaatttattcattagattcttatgtatatatatatatatatatatatatatatatatatatatatatatatatatatatatatatatatatatatatatatatatatatatatagtcactcaataataataatcaataaaattattagagattattttacaagaaatttaaagttaaaaccatttgatatttttgtatttaatataatcaaaagatgtcctattttaaaaaatatgtttgtattaaaaaaaacatgtatttaatataaatccaaattaaaatatttttatttaatacatattttttaatacaaatatattttttatataggacatcttttgattatattaaatacaaaaatatcaaataattttaattttaaattttttgtagaataatctctaataattttattaattattattattattattattattattattattattattattattgagagaatatatatatatatatatatatatatatatatatatatataaaagaatctaataaataaatttattattaaaaaatataaaaaaatacacattgtgcaattaataataataataataataataataataataataatatattattattattattattattattattattatttttagatggAAAACTGTTATGTCTAACGGAGAAAAatgttggaaattgatttatatattaattttttgttggGACTAAAATATTCGTTTTTAAAATCGTTGGAGACTGATCTTGGTAATTATTCTGTTGGACAATGATCTTTTTTTGGTGTCTAAAGataagaagaaataaagaaaacacaCTAAACACTAAGGACGTAGTCCCGTTGCAACAACACTGTTAAATCTTTCCAATGTTCATTCCATTCCAATTGCTGTATGCAATTAGATGCTGCATATTTAGCCAAAGCATCAGCAACTCGGTTGGCATATCTTTGAATTAGATTGACTTCTGCTCTCCAATTCTAGCTTAAAACCTCTTTGAATTTAGTCATTGAATCATTATCAGAACTTTGCACTTGGTTATTTCTgtcattaacaaggataaaagcATCCAAACAATCCGTCTCACAAGTGACCTCTCTAAACCCAGCTTCCCATGCTAGAATTAGCCCTCTCCAAATTGTAAAAAGCTCACTTCAAAGAATAGTAGCAGGTGGTAAAGAACCAGCACAACCATGCAACCAAGAGCCATTATAATCACGCAATACACACCCAAAACCAACAGATTCATCAAATATACTAGCATCATAGTTTACTTTAACCGAAAATTGGGTAGGAGGAGACTAAGAAAGCAGCAAATAAGAAGGAGTAGACACATGATGTATAAATAAGAACTTATAAAGTTCAAATTGAGAAGCATGAATAAGAGCTATAACCTTACCCATTTTCCATGGATTAGCTGGGTTAAAAACATCATTGTTACGatccctccaaatccaccaaatAGTCGCCGAGAAGAGCAAGGCATTGGAATTCATGTCACTGTGCAACCAGCAATCTAATTGTTGACCGTGAACTTCCAAATTCAAACTATGCCAGATAGCTTTGGCCTTGGGGCACTCACGAGATAGTGAAAAATTGTTTTAGGTTTCGTATTACACTGAGGGCACAAATCAGAACTGCCCAAACTTCTATGAAATCGAAAAGCAGTTGTGGGGATTGCATTATGAATACATAGTCAAatgaaaattttgtaattttcagAAATTTGGGTCCGCCATAACCAAAGCCAATTGGTCTGCTCCTCCCAACCGAAAACACATTTACAAAGCTATAAGTAGCCATTTTTAGAAGAATAAATATTGGAAGGGGTTGCTGACCACCTCCAACTAGCCCCCTCACTCATTTGACAATCTGAATTATACGAAAGAATACTCTGTTTAACAAAGTCAGGTAAGGAAGTATGACACCTCTCAAGCTTCCACTGTTCATCCCCCAAAAAATCACTGATATTATTCTCAAAATTAGAAATATGAACATATGATACTTCCTTCGCCAAGGGACCTTCCATCCTCCATTTTCCAAACCAAAAAGATTAGTTAAGAGGACCAATATTCCATGTGAAACCATCTCTTAAAAGATTAAAGGCCTTGCAAATACTCCTCCATACATGAGCTGTATTTTTGGGAGGCATGAAGAGACTAGTATCAAACTTTTTGAGGTATTTATGAAAAATTAGTTAGACCCAAAATTTTTTCGGACAGTTAAAGAGCTGCCAAATTAGCTTCCTTATCAGAGCAACATTAGCGCGGTGATAACTGTATTCCAATTAGTCAGACTTAAACCTCTTCCATCAACCTTTCCTTTCTACAGAAAAAGCCGCATCATATAAGTAATTTTATCAGATACAGAAGAAGGGAACAAAGATACCTGCATTCGATAAGTTGGAATGGAAGCCGCTACTGAATTAATGAGACAAAGCCTATCGGCTCTATTGAAAAGTCTGCCATTCCAGTTAGCAAGCCTATCTTTGATCTTATTCACAATATCATTAAAAGAGGCTCTAGTAACTCTAGTATGGTGAAGATTAACTCCAAGATATTTACCCAAATCTTGGGTAAAACGGATAGAAGAGACACCAGTAAAAAGCTCCTTCTTTCTATTAATGACATTTTTAGAGCACATGACTTTTGATTTGTCcaaattgatcttcatctctgATGCTCTACAGAAACTTTGGAGGGCATGATTTGTCTACTAAAATAAAACCTGGAAattgatctgtatattaatttttcttaagaattaaaatgtctaattttaaaatctttggcaCTAATTTAAGTAATTACTCTTGTATTTATCTACGTGTCTAATAAATACCTAATTCGCTCCCTTCCAGTGCCCCGCGGTCTCACTCATTCTAACACACGCAGAAGCAGCGGCAGCTTTGCTCACACATTCCGTCGCCGGCGTCTCTTTGTGGACTAGTGGCTTCTGGTTCGCGGTTAATCTTCTGGCCCCTGGTTTGGTGTCCTCTCCGCTGCCGTCGTTTGGTCACTGGTCTCCCCTTCGTCTCGCCTCCGTGATTGGTGAATtccttcttcccttttttttttcagttttcatttattaattaatttgctATAACAATAATTACTGATGGAGGGATTGTTCTCAATTGGTGGATGTTATTGTAGACATTACAATATGCTCACTCCATGTGCAAACAGTAGTAGACTGAAGCGTAAGATGTCTGTGAAACAAACTCAATGCAGTGAAGAGGATGAAGAGCCAAGAGAACGTGATAGTAAAATTGGAGAAGTGGACAAGGTGCTTGGTTCTCCACAGGATCATAATGTTAGGTCTCGTGCCATATTTATACTGGAAAACGCTTCACTCAAGAAAGGACTCGTTAGAAAGGTTACTTTTCTTTTTCCACATTGATTGGACATATATTTCATAATGTTATGATAGATAAATACATATCACTTTCTTTGTCCAACACCCCTTTGAGAACTAAAGCATGCCATGGCTCAGTTGTGTTTATGTTCAGACTGGGATACATTGCTTGTCAATGCATGTGGTTTTGCCCTTGGCCTAGAGAATAAGTAGGGCGGTGACTTTAGTTATGCAGCCCTACCATGCAGACCTTAATTTCAAAGGGGATTAATAGATAAAATGATGATGTATACATTAATCCTAGatgtaggaaattaaattgattccTTCTTAATTCAATGAGGGGGTTTTGTTTTAGGAGTGGAAAATCCTCAATTCGCATGATGATGCCAACCTTCTGTTGAAGCAAAACAAGAATCTTAATGATTATGGACCTGATATTGTTTTTGAGGTTTGTACTATGTACACTAACTACTCAAGTTCTAGCAAGAAGAAAGTTTTCAAGAATAAGTGATTTTTACTTGTTATACTTTTCAGGCACTCCGGAGTATTATGGATAGTCCACTTAATAAATATGGTTTGGTGGGTTCTAtattcataaaaatttatttgaaatcaAGCCACATGTTCGCATTCCTCGAACTTGCAAACGATTCTGTGGTCTAATAGGTAAGTCATTTGTTCTTAGTTTCACTCTTTTATTAGATATaaaaccctttttttttaattttaactaattaaaattgtTTCTAAAATATCTAGTGGATTTGCTTCGAAAGTCTTGTGTTCGTGCTAAAGATACAGATGAGGTACTTATTCGTGTTCTTGAAGAGCCTGTGACACGTCATTTACCagtcaattatcatattataggTTGGTTGTATAGTTGTTCAGATCTAATTTCAGGTTTTGTTAATCTTTAGACACACATTGGTAAACAATGTTATTGTGGAACATGCAGGCCTATCTTATAGCTCAGAAATGTTGGTCGACATAGATGACTATGTCTGTGACCTAAGTGATGACGTGACTCCTGTTTTTGTGGTACactttattttattaatgaaatAGAATGCCTTTGATCTTTGAGTTTTATTCATCATGGTAGATTCTTATCTATTTTCAGGTGGGTGCGATGgtaaatggaaaagtaaaaagggACAATACACATGATTACATTTCTGgtattaaattaaattgtaatacgtttgaatttcttagatctagtttaCTTCTTTTATTTACACATACTTCAACTCTAAATAATTGgagtaataaattattatgtatCTTTAAAGTGTTTTCGGTTTATAGAATTTAATAATTGAGGAGGAACTTGTCCTAAATATCTAGGAAGATGTGAAAGCTCTTTAGAGTGGATatctttattttggatatttcatTTATAATGATCTATATGGTCTTAACTTGCTTAATATTGCTGAAACTTTGAGCACATTGTTCAGTCTATAATTTTATCTAGGTATCAAGATTACAAAGAATTTCATACTAAATGATAGGGAGGTTGAATTAGTCTCACTAATATTATTTGtagatattttttcattaatgGAATAGGATAGAACTAATTAGAATGGACCGAAGTggaaaggaaagaaatggaataaAATTTATCCTCTTTTTTGGGAGAATAACAATGGAATCGAATGGAAGTTCATTAGATTTATTAATGTGCAAGGGAATGATATTGGACTTTGATATCTTTTAGAAGTTATAAATGTAGGTAGGTGGCTCTCATTGTCAAGTTGGAGAGGGAACAGAAGAGGGACTTCGGTGGGGGAAGGGAAAATACTTCCCTTTGAAATCATCTTTGTTCCTTTATATATTTGAACTCCAAAACAAGAAAACTGATTCTCTTTTGCCACATTTTCTTTTTGATCCCTCTATTACCTATAAACTTATTCTTAAGCTAAGGTTGCACTTCTTTTGTAGGAGAGTAGAGACTTGATCTTTCTTATCGTGTGTGTTTCCATTTATAATAGGAAGTTCTAGTTTCTCTAGCAGTGTGCAAATCTTGCTGATTGTGTTGTAAACTGATGGCCACGATATAAATGGTGAAATAATCATTTTCAACACTTTTAAGATCCACTATAATTTAAGTGAGAATTTAGCCCCTTAGGTTGGGAGGTAATAGCCCTTTAGGGCATATAGAGTTGTACCACTAAACAAGGATAGGGTGGATAATGGGCAGTCTAATGTTTCCCATACTCCCAACGCCTGGGCTCCTAACAACTCAGATATTATTATCCTGTTGATGGATCTTTAAATCTTCTCTAATTTCGAGAAACCTGTTCGAACCATGTTTTTGAggatataatagttaaaagtaatgCTATGTTTTTGTTTACTTTGCAGTTTCTGATTATCCACTTGGTGCAAAATGCTGCGTAGGCCTTATCTGTGATGCATTGGAGCAGAAGTGGAAGCTATTCTGAAAATTGGTCAATCAATAAAatgtatat
The sequence above is drawn from the Arachis hypogaea cultivar Tifrunner chromosome 4, arahy.Tifrunner.gnm2.J5K5, whole genome shotgun sequence genome and encodes:
- the LOC112797045 gene encoding uncharacterized protein; protein product: MLTPCANSSRLKRKMSVKQTQCSEEDEEPRERDSKIGEVDKVLGSPQDHNVRSRAIFILENASLKKGLVRKEWKILNSHDDANLLLKQNKNLNDYGPDIVFEALRSIMDSPLNKYGLVGSIFIKIYLKSSHMFAFLELANDSVV